The Setaria italica strain Yugu1 chromosome IX, Setaria_italica_v2.0, whole genome shotgun sequence genome has a window encoding:
- the LOC111255784 gene encoding uncharacterized protein LOC111255784, which translates to MVRRNRDLPSDPFGCSEPVQIYMLYAEATDTTFSASVKAEQWQDINIESPTDLCLFIIVDHEKLQSWMHPGKLMYLCGHEKKRALQARQLGEKKCTTVNLSPAIKSCSSKSSWDLILFMLPFMSFSHHFV; encoded by the exons ATGGTCCGCCGCAACCGGGACCTGCCGTCCGACCCCTTTGGATGCTCGGAGCCCGTTCAAATTTACATGCTTTACG CTGAAGCTACAGATACGACCTTCAGCGCCTCTGTAAAAGCGGAACAATGGCAAGACATAAACATTGAGTCTCCTACAGATCTCTGTCTGTTCATTATAGTTGACCATGAGAAACTGCAGTCCTGGATGCATCCTGGCAAATTGATGTACCTTTGTgggcatgaaaaaaaaag GGCCTTGCAAGCTCGACAGCTAGGTGAAAAGAAGTGCACCACTGTGAACTTATCTCCAGCCATCAAAAGCTGTTCGTCAAAGTCATCTTGGGATTTGATACTCTTCATGTTGCCCTTCATGTCCTTCTCCCACCACTTTGTGTGA